One segment of Desulfosudis oleivorans Hxd3 DNA contains the following:
- a CDS encoding type IV pilin protein: MIRRTDGFSLLELMMVVAIIGILSHMGFVAYTDMMCRSGDVAAISDSRNLMTVATEQFITGSYPDFTHSPGMGHSVGLKSDGTYTFTLSTGVRAQIFGKPAAAGEGYMEAFVYHQRGSSDPTNMYGRRIFYCVVDEKNSTIIGPQF; encoded by the coding sequence ATGATAAGAAGAACCGATGGTTTTTCTCTGTTGGAGTTGATGATGGTGGTTGCCATCATCGGAATCCTTTCCCACATGGGGTTTGTGGCTTACACGGACATGATGTGCCGCTCTGGAGATGTGGCGGCTATATCAGACTCCCGCAACCTGATGACGGTAGCCACGGAGCAGTTTATCACCGGTTCTTATCCGGATTTCACCCACAGCCCCGGCATGGGTCACAGTGTGGGACTCAAATCCGACGGCACTTATACCTTTACCCTGTCTACCGGGGTAAGGGCCCAGATTTTCGGAAAGCCGGCGGCTGCGGGAGAGGGCTACATGGAAGCTTTTGTCTACCATCAAAGAGGTTCCTCAGATCCGACCAATATGTATGGCCGGCGCATTTTCTATTGTGTAGTGGATGAAAAGAACAGCACTATCATCGGGCCCCAATTTTGA
- the gspF gene encoding type II secretion system inner membrane protein GspF, whose protein sequence is MPVYEYSALNAGGKTVSGIIDADGETAAREKLRGQQLFPVAIAEAYDRREQKAGGRWPEGLRLFSGIGKGELATATRQLATLVGSGFPLVSAIYTLIPQAGSAALKKALSRIKESVEEGNSFADALAGFPDIFSPIYINMVRAGEASGTLEVVLERLADLQETQQAQRNRITAILAYPLVMTVLGSGVLVFLLVKIVPQLVSVFEDMNQVLPVPTRIVIATSDFLQSYWWVLLAAGVALFLALQKFRKTRRGRHLLDTALLRVPGLKSLVQKIAVARFSRTLGSLLENGIPMLTALDIVKNIVGNTIIADAVTAAATDVEKGEGLGSSLEITGVFPHLSVQMIKVGEQSGNIEQMLQRTADVFENEVDAALVGLTSLLEPLLVISMGIVIGFIVLSIILPIFEMYQFAG, encoded by the coding sequence ATGCCTGTCTATGAATACAGCGCCCTGAATGCCGGCGGCAAGACCGTGTCCGGCATCATTGATGCCGACGGTGAGACCGCGGCCCGGGAAAAGCTGCGCGGCCAGCAGCTGTTCCCTGTTGCCATTGCGGAGGCTTATGACCGCAGGGAACAAAAGGCCGGGGGTAGATGGCCGGAAGGGCTGCGCCTTTTTTCCGGTATTGGAAAAGGCGAACTGGCCACGGCCACGCGACAGCTGGCCACCCTTGTGGGCTCGGGCTTCCCCCTTGTTTCGGCCATCTATACGCTTATTCCCCAGGCCGGCTCCGCGGCCCTGAAAAAGGCGCTCTCCCGCATCAAGGAATCGGTGGAGGAAGGCAACAGTTTTGCCGATGCCCTGGCAGGATTCCCCGACATCTTCTCACCCATCTATATCAACATGGTCCGGGCCGGTGAGGCCTCCGGCACACTGGAAGTCGTGCTGGAGCGGCTGGCCGATCTGCAGGAGACCCAGCAGGCACAGCGCAACCGCATCACCGCCATCCTGGCCTACCCCCTGGTCATGACCGTACTGGGAAGCGGGGTCCTGGTTTTTCTTCTGGTCAAAATCGTGCCTCAGCTGGTCTCGGTTTTTGAAGACATGAATCAGGTGCTCCCCGTTCCCACGCGGATTGTCATCGCCACCAGTGACTTTCTGCAATCCTACTGGTGGGTGTTGCTGGCAGCCGGGGTCGCTCTCTTTTTGGCCCTTCAGAAATTCAGAAAAACCCGGCGGGGCCGCCATCTATTAGACACGGCCCTTCTGCGTGTGCCGGGCTTAAAAAGCCTGGTGCAGAAAATCGCAGTGGCCCGTTTTTCCAGAACCCTGGGCTCCCTTCTGGAAAACGGCATTCCCATGCTGACGGCTCTGGACATCGTCAAGAACATCGTTGGCAACACAATTATTGCCGACGCGGTGACGGCCGCGGCCACTGATGTCGAAAAGGGGGAAGGACTGGGAAGCAGTCTGGAGATCACAGGGGTGTTTCCTCATCTCTCCGTACAGATGATCAAAGTGGGGGAACAGAGCGGAAATATTGAGCAGATGCTTCAACGCACGGCGGATGTATTTGAAAACGAGGTGGACGCCGCTCTGGTGGGCCTGACGTCGCTGCTGGAACCGCTGCTGGTGATTTCCATGGGTATCGTAATCGGATTTATCGTGCTCTCCATCATCCTGCCCATTTTTGAAATGTACCAGTTTGCCGGGTAG